AACGGCATCGACATAGTCGCCCCGCAAGGCGTGCTGCGCGGCGGCGCCAAGCAAGGCATCGAAGTCGGGGTGGCTGGTTTGGCGGAGGGATCCCATGTCGGCGCAGGCTGCTGCCGCCCAGCATCGGGCAGCGGCCCGCCCGCGTCAAGCCGCTGTGGGGACTTCGCGACCGGCCGTCCCGGCATCGGCCAGGCTCACGCGCACCTGGTTGCGGCCGGCATGCTTGGCGGCGTAGAGGGCCTGGTCGGCGCGCTCCAGCAGCCGGCCATGTTCCTCGGCGGTCTGGGCGCAGGCCAGGCCGATGCTGACGCTCACCTTCAACTCGGGCGCCAGCGCCTCCCAGTCGTGCCCGGCAATCGCGCTGCGTATGCGCTCGCAGATCTCGCGCGCCTTGGCCAGCGGCGCCCCCAGCAGCGCGACGACGAATTCCTCGCCGCCGATGCGCGCCATCAGATCGGCGCTGCGCACGCTGGTGCGCAGGTGCTGGGCCACGGCGCGCAAGACCTGGTCGCCCATGGCGTGGCCATAGCGGTCGTTGATCTGCTTGAAGTGATCGAGGTCCAGCATCGCCAGGCTGAGCGGCTGGCCCTGGCTGATGGCGCGCTGGCTCAGCACCGGCAGGGCCTGGTCGGCGTGGCGGCGGTTGAAGAGGCCGGTGAGCACGTCTTCCACGGCAATGCGGCCCAGCTCGGCGGCCTGGCTGCTGAGGGCCTCGTGCTCGTGCAGCAGGCGCTCGGCGCGTTCGCGCTCGCGCTCGGCATCGCGGCTGGCGACGTCGGCGCGCGCCTGGGCCTGCGCCACTTCCTCGCGTATCAGCAGGGCCTTGCTGTGCAGGGCCAGCTTGTCCCGGGCCCAGCGGCGGTCCAGCTCGGCCAGCTGCTCGAGGCATTGCAGGGCCTCGTAGTACTCGCCCCGCTGCTTGTGCAGGCCGACCAGCATGTGCACGGCGCGGCGCTTGAGCTTGGGTGGCATGCGATCCAGATCGGCCGCCAGCAGGCTGCGCAGGATGGCGATCGCGCGCCCCGCCTGATCGCCCAGCTGCAGCAGCCGCGCGCGCTGCAGCTGGGCGTGCAGCACCAGCCAGGCAAAACGATGTTCCTGCGCCAGCGGCAGGTACTCGTCGATCAGGGCCGCGGCCGTGTCGAGCTCGCTGCCGGAGAGCAGGGCATCGACGCGGTTCGCCAGCGCCGCCGCGCGCCAGTGCACATTGCCCGAGGCGCGGGCCAGCTGGCAGGCCTGCTCGGTCAGCTGCAGGGCCCGCAAGGCATGGCCCTGGGCGCGCGCGTCCTGATGTTCCAGCAGGGCCTCGTGCTCGGCCAGGCTGGCAAAGCAGCAGAGGTTGTTGATGGCCGCGAAGTGCAGCTCGGCCAGCTCCTGGCGCTGCGCGATCTCGAGCGATTGGGTGGTCGAGGTCTGGGCCTGCTGCAGATCGCCCAGGGCTTCGTAGGCCAGGCCGATGCGGTTCAGTGCCCAGGCCTCCAGCTCCGAATTGCCGGCCTCGCGGGCGCTGTGCAGGGCGCGCAGGCCGGCCTGCAGGGCCTCCTGGCCCATGCGCAGCATGGCGTAGCAGAAGGAGAGCGCGCAATGCGCCGTCGCCAGGCCGGCCAGCCCGCTGGGCAGGCGCTCGAACAGTTGCACCGCCGCATGCGCCGCGCGCAGCCCCTGCTGGCT
This portion of the Paucibacter sediminis genome encodes:
- a CDS encoding GGDEF domain-containing protein; translated protein: MATADAMMAAGQHAQAVALLEDLLAELAPEHPRLRGQLLNRLAVNYPRLGQSQQGLRAAHAAVQLFERLPSGLAGLATAHCALSFCYAMLRMGQEALQAGLRALHSAREAGNSELEAWALNRIGLAYEALGDLQQAQTSTTQSLEIAQRQELAELHFAAINNLCCFASLAEHEALLEHQDARAQGHALRALQLTEQACQLARASGNVHWRAAALANRVDALLSGSELDTAAALIDEYLPLAQEHRFAWLVLHAQLQRARLLQLGDQAGRAIAILRSLLAADLDRMPPKLKRRAVHMLVGLHKQRGEYYEALQCLEQLAELDRRWARDKLALHSKALLIREEVAQAQARADVASRDAERERERAERLLHEHEALSSQAAELGRIAVEDVLTGLFNRRHADQALPVLSQRAISQGQPLSLAMLDLDHFKQINDRYGHAMGDQVLRAVAQHLRTSVRSADLMARIGGEEFVVALLGAPLAKAREICERIRSAIAGHDWEALAPELKVSVSIGLACAQTAEEHGRLLERADQALYAAKHAGRNQVRVSLADAGTAGREVPTAA